Proteins from one Rhizobium sp. CB3090 genomic window:
- a CDS encoding DeoR/GlpR family DNA-binding transcription regulator — MHERERHRIILSAVQEKPVVTIQDISELTEASEATIRRDIAALHVQGKIRRVRGGAESIHPPQLGNLAGRPFRVSEGVNIDKKRAIARKAAELCGQGDAIIINGGTTTFQLVHYISAYRLQVMTNSFAIAEHLVKHSKNTVTVPGGAIYREQSLILSPFDNDTTRNFYARRMFVGAQGVGPLGIMEADALVIQSEQKLMRQADELVVMVDSSKFRQRSSLILCPLEQVTTIITDDGVSAETVRMVEDAGVSLIIASVTAQAEREDSPSVA, encoded by the coding sequence ATGCACGAACGTGAACGCCATCGCATCATTTTGAGCGCCGTACAAGAAAAGCCTGTGGTGACGATTCAGGATATTTCTGAATTGACCGAGGCCTCCGAAGCGACGATCCGCCGTGATATTGCGGCCCTGCATGTGCAGGGAAAAATCCGGCGCGTGCGCGGCGGTGCAGAATCCATCCATCCTCCGCAACTCGGCAATTTGGCCGGGCGTCCCTTCCGCGTTTCGGAAGGCGTCAATATCGATAAGAAACGAGCAATTGCGCGCAAAGCCGCCGAATTATGCGGCCAGGGCGATGCCATCATCATCAATGGCGGCACGACGACATTCCAGCTTGTCCACTATATTTCGGCCTATCGGCTGCAGGTGATGACCAATTCCTTCGCCATCGCCGAACATTTGGTCAAGCATTCCAAAAATACGGTGACGGTCCCGGGCGGCGCGATCTATCGCGAGCAGAGCCTGATCCTGTCGCCCTTCGACAACGATACGACCCGGAACTTCTACGCGCGGCGCATGTTCGTCGGCGCGCAGGGCGTTGGTCCGCTCGGCATCATGGAAGCCGACGCGCTGGTGATCCAGAGCGAGCAGAAGCTGATGCGCCAGGCCGACGAGCTGGTCGTGATGGTCGATTCCAGCAAGTTCCGTCAGCGCTCCAGCCTGATCCTTTGCCCGCTTGAGCAGGTGACGACGATCATCACCGATGACGGCGTTTCGGCGGAAACTGTACGCATGGTCGAGGATGCCGGCGTGTCGCTGATTATCGCGAGCGTCACGGCGCAGGCCGAGAGGGAGGATTCCCCGTCCGTCGCATGA
- the rhaS gene encoding rhamnose ABC transporter substrate-binding protein — translation MNIAKKLAIGVALAVAMMAGTASAKDIKIGLVVKSLGNGFFEAANKGAQEAAKELGGVQVIYTGPTSTTAEGQIEVINSLIAQGVDAIAISANDPDAVVPALKKATQRGIKVISWDSGVAPAGRILQLNPSSNELIGKMCLTLAKDHLDGGKGNFAILSATTTSTNQNIWIGEMKKQLKDFPGLNLVTTVYGDDLSDKSYREAQGLLTSHPEVKVIVAPTTVGVLAASQAVKDAGKIGQVYVTGLGLPSEMAGAIKSGATKEFAIWNPIDLGYSATQIAYRLVKGETNGKPGSEINAGRMGKIKVGDNGEAAMADPFVYNASNIDQFSKVF, via the coding sequence ATGAATATTGCAAAGAAATTGGCGATCGGCGTAGCGCTGGCCGTCGCAATGATGGCCGGTACGGCAAGTGCGAAGGACATCAAGATCGGCCTCGTGGTGAAGTCGCTCGGCAACGGCTTCTTCGAAGCGGCCAATAAGGGCGCACAGGAAGCTGCCAAGGAACTCGGCGGCGTCCAGGTCATCTACACCGGCCCGACTTCCACGACGGCCGAAGGCCAGATCGAAGTCATCAACTCGCTGATCGCACAGGGCGTCGATGCCATCGCCATTTCTGCCAATGATCCGGACGCTGTCGTCCCGGCTCTGAAGAAGGCAACGCAGCGCGGCATCAAGGTTATCTCCTGGGATTCCGGTGTCGCTCCGGCCGGCCGCATTCTGCAGCTGAATCCCTCGTCCAACGAGCTGATCGGCAAGATGTGCCTGACGCTCGCTAAGGATCATCTTGACGGCGGCAAGGGCAACTTCGCCATCCTGTCGGCCACTACCACCTCGACCAACCAGAACATCTGGATCGGCGAGATGAAGAAGCAGCTCAAGGACTTCCCGGGCCTCAACCTGGTAACGACCGTTTACGGTGACGACCTTTCGGATAAGAGCTATCGTGAAGCCCAGGGCCTCCTTACCTCGCATCCGGAAGTCAAGGTCATCGTTGCTCCGACGACCGTCGGCGTGCTTGCCGCTTCGCAGGCCGTCAAGGATGCCGGCAAGATCGGCCAGGTCTATGTGACCGGTCTCGGCCTGCCGTCCGAAATGGCCGGTGCCATCAAGTCGGGTGCGACGAAGGAATTTGCGATCTGGAACCCGATCGACCTCGGCTACTCGGCTACGCAGATCGCCTACCGCCTCGTCAAGGGTGAAACCAATGGCAAGCCGGGCAGCGAAATCAATGCCGGCCGCATGGGCAAGATCAAGGTCGGAGACAATGGCGAAGCCGCCATGGCCGATCCCTTCGTCTACAACGCTTCGAATATCGATCAGTTCTCCAAGGTCTTCTGA
- a CDS encoding sugar ABC transporter ATP-binding protein produces MTTVLHRTATGMPSLGNTAILEMRGISQIFPGVKALDGVSISLYPGTVTALIGENGAGKSTLVKILTGIYRPNEGEILVDGKPTTFHSAQAAIDAGVTAIHQETVLFDELTVAENIFLGHAPRTKFRTIDWKTMNSRSRLLLESLESTIDPSIRLKDLSIAQRHLVAIARALSIDARIVIMDEPTAALSRKEIDDLFRIVEGLKAKGKAILFISHKFDELYEIADNFVVFRDGRDVGHGRLKETPQDEIVRMMVGRDVKDAFPKVPVTIGNVVLEVENYCHRTEFRDISFKLRRGEILGVYGLIGAGRSELCQSLFGITKPLSGRLTLSGQEIHIHSPHDAIRAGIVYVPEERGRHGLALPMPIYQNMSLPSLGRTSRKGFLKAANEFALARKYAERLDLRAAALSVPVGTLSGGNQQKVVIGKWLATQPKIIILDEPTKGIDIGSKAAVHGFISELAAEGLSIIMISSELPEILGMSDRVLVMKEGLSAGLFDREGLTPETLVRAATGNA; encoded by the coding sequence ATGACCACTGTCCTCCACCGAACTGCCACGGGCATGCCAAGCTTGGGCAATACCGCCATTCTGGAAATGCGCGGCATTTCGCAGATCTTTCCCGGCGTGAAGGCGCTCGACGGCGTCAGCATCTCGCTTTATCCCGGCACAGTCACCGCCCTGATCGGTGAAAACGGCGCCGGCAAATCGACGCTCGTCAAGATTCTGACCGGCATCTATCGTCCGAACGAGGGCGAGATTCTCGTCGACGGCAAGCCGACCACGTTCCATAGCGCCCAGGCTGCAATCGACGCCGGCGTCACCGCCATTCATCAGGAGACCGTGCTCTTCGATGAGCTGACGGTTGCCGAAAACATCTTTCTCGGCCACGCGCCGCGCACGAAATTCCGCACGATCGATTGGAAGACGATGAACAGCCGCTCAAGGCTGCTGCTGGAATCGCTGGAAAGCACCATCGATCCGTCGATCCGCCTGAAGGACCTCTCCATCGCGCAGCGCCATCTCGTAGCGATTGCCCGGGCGCTATCGATCGATGCCCGCATCGTCATCATGGATGAGCCGACGGCTGCCTTGTCCCGCAAGGAAATCGACGACCTCTTTCGTATCGTCGAAGGTTTGAAGGCCAAGGGCAAGGCCATCTTGTTCATCAGCCACAAGTTCGACGAACTATATGAAATCGCCGACAATTTCGTGGTTTTCCGCGACGGCCGCGACGTTGGACATGGCCGGTTGAAGGAGACGCCGCAGGACGAGATCGTCCGCATGATGGTCGGCCGCGATGTCAAGGATGCCTTCCCGAAGGTGCCGGTTACGATCGGCAACGTCGTGCTTGAGGTGGAAAACTACTGTCATCGTACGGAATTTCGGGACATCTCCTTCAAGCTGCGCCGCGGCGAAATTCTCGGCGTTTACGGCCTGATCGGTGCCGGCCGTTCCGAACTTTGCCAATCGCTGTTCGGCATCACGAAGCCGCTCTCCGGCCGGTTGACGCTGAGCGGCCAGGAAATCCATATTCATTCGCCGCATGACGCGATCCGCGCCGGCATCGTCTATGTGCCGGAGGAGCGTGGCCGCCATGGGCTGGCGCTGCCGATGCCGATCTACCAGAACATGTCGCTGCCTTCCCTCGGCCGGACCTCTCGCAAAGGCTTCCTCAAGGCAGCCAACGAGTTCGCGCTTGCCCGCAAATATGCCGAGCGGCTGGACCTGCGCGCCGCCGCCCTTTCCGTACCCGTCGGCACGCTGTCGGGCGGCAACCAGCAGAAGGTCGTGATCGGAAAATGGCTGGCGACACAGCCGAAGATCATCATCCTCGATGAGCCGACCAAAGGCATCGACATCGGCTCGAAGGCGGCCGTGCACGGCTTCATCAGCGAGCTGGCGGCAGAAGGCCTCAGCATCATCATGATCTCCTCCGAACTGCCTGAAATTCTTGGCATGTCAGACAGGGTGCTGGTGATGAAGGAGGGACTTTCGGCTGGTCTCTTCGATCGCGAAGGGCTGACGCCGGAAACGCTGGTGCGCGCCGCCACGGGCAATGCATAG
- a CDS encoding ABC transporter permease, with the protein MLRILKKRETLLFVIIAVMIAGFATRAAGFAEPTNLANIFNDTSILIILALAQMTVILTKSIDLSVAANLAFTGMAIAMLNAAYPDLPLIVLVVAAVVMGAVLGAINGYLVWALEIPPIVVTLGTLTIYRGMAFVLSSGAWVNAHQFTPIFLNVPRTPLLGLPVLSWIAIAIVLMMYFVLRYTRFGRSTYASGGNPVAAVYAGIDVGWTRFLAFVLSGALAGLSSYLWVSRYAVAYVDIANGFELDSVAACVIGGISIAGGVGSVAGTVLGALFLGVIKNALPVIGISPFTQMAISGTVIILAVVFNARRERNRGRIILRDQAAKETSGKEVTA; encoded by the coding sequence ATGCTACGTATCCTCAAAAAACGCGAGACACTGCTCTTCGTCATCATCGCCGTGATGATCGCCGGCTTCGCAACACGTGCGGCCGGCTTTGCCGAGCCCACTAATCTCGCCAATATCTTCAACGACACGTCGATCCTGATCATTCTGGCGCTGGCGCAGATGACCGTGATCCTGACGAAGTCGATCGATCTTTCCGTCGCCGCCAATCTTGCCTTCACCGGCATGGCTATCGCCATGCTGAATGCCGCCTATCCCGATCTGCCGCTGATCGTGCTCGTGGTTGCGGCAGTGGTCATGGGCGCGGTGCTCGGCGCCATCAACGGCTATCTCGTCTGGGCTCTGGAAATCCCGCCGATCGTCGTCACCCTCGGCACGTTGACCATCTATCGCGGCATGGCCTTCGTTTTGTCCAGCGGCGCCTGGGTGAATGCGCATCAGTTCACGCCGATCTTCCTCAACGTGCCGCGCACGCCGCTCCTCGGCCTGCCGGTCCTCTCCTGGATTGCCATTGCCATCGTGCTGATGATGTATTTCGTGCTGCGCTACACTCGCTTCGGCCGCTCCACTTATGCCAGCGGCGGTAATCCGGTTGCGGCGGTTTATGCGGGGATCGATGTCGGCTGGACGCGCTTCCTCGCCTTCGTGTTGTCGGGTGCTCTGGCCGGCCTTAGCAGCTATCTCTGGGTATCGCGCTATGCGGTCGCCTATGTCGACATCGCCAATGGTTTTGAGCTCGACAGCGTCGCGGCTTGCGTCATCGGCGGCATCTCGATCGCCGGCGGCGTCGGCTCGGTCGCCGGCACTGTGCTTGGCGCATTGTTCCTCGGCGTCATCAAGAATGCCCTGCCCGTCATCGGCATTTCGCCGTTCACGCAAATGGCGATCTCCGGCACTGTCATCATCCTCGCCGTCGTCTTTAACGCCCGGCGCGAGCGCAATCGCGGCCGCATCATTCTTAGGGATCAGGCGGCGAAGGAAACCTCGGGCAAGGAGGTCACCGCATGA
- a CDS encoding ABC transporter permease: MSTVSETAPEKRSIPDRLGTPFKRVMASWEVLLLGVAIGIFIFNSLASPYFLDPYNLSDATFNFTEKAMIAFAMALLVIAGEIDLSVAAIIALASTAMGAAAQVGVDTVGLVAIGLGVGLVCGLFNGFLVSVLKLPSIVVTIGTMSLFRGISYIVLGDQAYGNYPDSFAYFGQGYVFWVFSFEFVLFIVLAIAFAVLLHATNFGRQVYTIGNNDFAARFSGIPVERVKFILFLLTGIMSGIASICLTSRLGSTRPSIALGWELEVVTMVVLGGVSILGGSGTIGGVVIAAFVMGLVTFGLGLLNVPGIVMSIFIGLLLIITIALPIVARRIKAMSSK, encoded by the coding sequence ATGAGCACCGTATCCGAAACCGCACCGGAAAAGCGCAGCATTCCTGACCGTCTAGGCACGCCGTTCAAGCGCGTGATGGCGAGCTGGGAAGTCCTGTTGCTTGGCGTTGCGATTGGCATTTTCATTTTCAATTCACTGGCTTCGCCCTATTTCCTCGACCCTTATAACCTCTCGGACGCGACCTTCAATTTCACTGAAAAGGCGATGATCGCCTTCGCGATGGCGCTGCTGGTCATCGCCGGCGAAATCGATCTGTCCGTCGCCGCCATCATCGCGCTTGCCTCGACCGCCATGGGCGCCGCTGCGCAGGTGGGTGTCGATACGGTTGGGCTGGTGGCGATCGGGCTGGGCGTCGGGCTCGTTTGCGGCCTGTTCAACGGCTTCCTCGTCTCGGTGCTGAAACTGCCGTCGATCGTCGTGACCATCGGCACGATGAGCCTCTTCCGCGGCATTTCCTATATCGTCCTCGGCGACCAGGCCTATGGCAACTATCCGGATAGTTTCGCCTACTTCGGCCAGGGCTATGTCTTTTGGGTGTTTTCCTTCGAATTCGTTCTCTTCATCGTGCTGGCGATCGCCTTTGCCGTGCTGCTGCATGCGACGAATTTTGGCCGGCAGGTCTATACGATCGGCAATAATGATTTTGCGGCGCGCTTCTCCGGCATTCCGGTCGAACGGGTCAAATTCATCCTGTTCCTTCTGACAGGCATCATGAGCGGTATCGCCTCCATCTGCCTGACCTCGCGTCTCGGCTCGACGCGTCCATCGATCGCGCTCGGCTGGGAGCTGGAAGTCGTGACCATGGTGGTGCTCGGCGGCGTGTCGATCCTTGGTGGCTCCGGCACGATCGGCGGTGTCGTCATTGCCGCTTTCGTCATGGGTCTGGTGACCTTCGGGCTCGGCCTTCTGAACGTGCCGGGCATCGTCATGTCGATCTTCATCGGCCTCCTCCTGATCATCACCATCGCGCTACCGATCGTGGCACGGCGCATCAAAGCCATGAGCTCGAAATGA
- the rhaM gene encoding L-rhamnose mutarotase — protein sequence MTAPLERHAFKMMLNPGMEAEYRKRHDEIWPELVELLHQAGVSDYSIHLDRETNTLFGVLTRPKDHTMESLPEHPVMKKWWAHMADIMATNPDNSPVQSDLVTVFHLP from the coding sequence ATGACCGCTCCTCTCGAACGTCATGCTTTCAAGATGATGCTCAATCCCGGCATGGAGGCGGAATACCGGAAGCGCCATGACGAGATATGGCCGGAGCTGGTAGAGCTGCTGCATCAGGCCGGCGTCAGCGACTATTCCATCCATCTCGACCGCGAGACAAATACGCTGTTCGGCGTTCTGACGCGGCCGAAGGATCACACGATGGAGAGCCTTCCCGAGCATCCCGTCATGAAGAAGTGGTGGGCGCATATGGCGGATATCATGGCCACCAATCCCGACAATTCGCCGGTTCAAAGCGATCTCGTGACGGTCTTCCATCTGCCATGA
- a CDS encoding FGGY-family carbohydrate kinase encodes MTTEPTYRRIAVLDIGKTNAKVVVLDAQTGAEIAAVRMSNVTLKTGPYPHYDIDRLWDFVIGALKGFAATPGFDAISITTHGASVVLLAEDGSLALPVLDYEHRYPEAVQEAYERLRPSFSETFSPRLSGGLNVGAQIHYQKSAFPKEFARVRTILTYPQYWALRLTGIAANEVTSLGCHTDLWNPTTGVYSSLVDTLGIRSLMAPIRSAFDALGPLLPVIVKEIGLDAPVPVYCGIHDSNASLLPHLVENEAPFSVVSTGTWVINFAVGGDLDHLDPARDALANVDAYGRAVPSSRFMGGREFEILADEIGPISQETTEEMLAAVIEKGIMLLPNVVDGSGPFPGKVRRWIGDASANPAEHLAAANLYLALMTEACLGLIGAKGPIFVEGPFALNRAYLAGLSSLAGSDVIALPGSTGTSQGAALLTGIRPMAVAENRPIRADLPGLQNYRQAWRQALAE; translated from the coding sequence ATGACCACAGAGCCGACCTATCGCCGCATTGCGGTCCTCGATATCGGCAAGACCAATGCCAAGGTCGTAGTGCTCGACGCGCAGACCGGCGCAGAGATTGCCGCCGTGCGGATGTCGAATGTGACATTGAAGACCGGTCCCTATCCCCATTATGATATCGACCGGTTATGGGATTTCGTTATCGGCGCGCTGAAGGGTTTTGCTGCCACGCCCGGCTTCGACGCCATATCGATCACCACCCATGGCGCCTCTGTCGTTCTTCTTGCCGAAGATGGCAGCCTCGCCCTGCCGGTGCTCGATTACGAGCATCGCTATCCGGAAGCCGTGCAGGAAGCCTATGAACGCCTGCGACCATCGTTCAGCGAAACCTTTTCGCCGAGGCTTTCCGGCGGTCTGAATGTCGGCGCGCAGATCCACTATCAGAAGAGCGCATTTCCCAAAGAATTCGCGCGCGTCAGAACGATCCTGACCTATCCGCAATATTGGGCCCTGCGGCTGACCGGCATCGCTGCCAACGAGGTGACCTCGCTTGGCTGCCACACCGATCTCTGGAACCCGACCACCGGCGTCTATTCCTCGCTGGTCGACACGCTGGGCATTCGTTCGCTGATGGCCCCGATCCGGTCCGCCTTCGATGCGCTCGGGCCTTTATTGCCGGTGATCGTGAAGGAGATCGGTCTTGACGCTCCGGTCCCGGTCTATTGCGGTATCCATGATTCCAACGCCTCGCTGCTACCGCATCTGGTGGAGAACGAAGCGCCCTTCTCCGTTGTGTCGACCGGAACCTGGGTGATCAATTTTGCGGTCGGCGGGGATCTCGATCATCTCGATCCAGCGCGTGATGCGCTTGCCAATGTCGATGCATATGGCCGCGCCGTGCCGTCCTCGCGCTTCATGGGCGGGCGGGAATTCGAGATCCTGGCGGATGAAATCGGACCCATATCGCAGGAAACGACGGAAGAGATGCTGGCGGCTGTTATTGAAAAGGGCATCATGCTGCTGCCGAATGTGGTCGACGGTTCCGGCCCTTTCCCCGGCAAGGTCAGGCGCTGGATCGGCGATGCTTCGGCAAATCCGGCAGAACACCTCGCCGCTGCCAACCTTTATCTGGCACTGATGACGGAGGCATGTCTGGGTTTGATCGGCGCCAAAGGCCCGATTTTCGTCGAAGGCCCCTTCGCACTCAATCGCGCCTATCTTGCCGGGCTCTCCTCGCTAGCCGGCTCCGATGTCATTGCCCTGCCCGGCTCGACAGGCACCAGCCAGGGTGCGGCACTGCTGACCGGTATCAGACCGATGGCTGTGGCGGAAAACCGGCCTATCAGGGCGGATCTGCCGGGCCTGCAAAATTACAGGCAAGCCTGGCGTCAAGCATTGGCAGAATAA
- a CDS encoding LysR substrate-binding domain-containing protein, translating into MAYSRRELPPLNALRAFEVAGRKLNFRAAADELGVTQAAVAQQVRTLEQHVGQPLFNRLPRGLSLTAHGAIYLSDISRAFDTLNAATARFSVQPEMITISVTPTFATKMLIPRIAELRAACPGVQFRTIATEVLSDFDRDNVDIAIRVTRPPFPETWDARLLFRQELIVVASPDLVSGVPLPLSPSQLREFPLLHDAYDHWQHYFHANDMPFGSKYNQTALALDAALAGQGLAITCKAFVASDLEAGRLVQVMETNVKSEANYYMVRKKVSYPGKAAERVWNWCTERYSSGP; encoded by the coding sequence ATGGCATACTCGCGTCGGGAACTACCTCCGTTAAACGCACTTCGCGCCTTCGAGGTTGCGGGGCGAAAGCTCAACTTCCGCGCGGCCGCCGACGAGCTGGGAGTGACGCAGGCAGCCGTCGCCCAGCAGGTTCGCACGCTTGAGCAACATGTCGGCCAGCCGCTGTTCAACCGCCTGCCACGTGGTCTCTCCCTTACCGCGCATGGAGCGATCTATCTTTCGGACATCAGCCGCGCCTTCGATACGCTCAATGCCGCGACCGCACGGTTCTCCGTCCAACCGGAAATGATCACCATCAGCGTCACTCCGACTTTCGCGACCAAGATGTTGATCCCAAGGATCGCTGAGCTCCGGGCGGCGTGTCCGGGTGTGCAGTTTCGAACCATTGCAACAGAGGTTTTGTCCGATTTCGATCGGGATAACGTCGATATAGCCATTCGAGTGACACGCCCCCCGTTTCCGGAAACATGGGACGCCCGACTGCTATTTCGACAGGAGTTGATCGTCGTCGCCAGCCCCGATCTGGTCAGCGGCGTTCCGCTGCCGCTTTCGCCCTCGCAGTTGCGCGAGTTTCCGCTCCTTCACGACGCCTATGATCATTGGCAGCACTATTTTCACGCCAACGACATGCCCTTCGGCTCAAAGTACAATCAAACGGCTCTCGCTCTCGACGCCGCTCTGGCCGGCCAGGGGCTCGCAATCACCTGCAAGGCTTTCGTTGCCTCCGATCTGGAGGCCGGCCGGCTGGTGCAGGTCATGGAAACGAACGTGAAGTCCGAAGCAAATTACTACATGGTTCGGAAAAAGGTCTCATATCCGGGAAAGGCAGCGGAGAGGGTCTGGAACTGGTGCACCGAGCGATATTCCTCAGGTCCATAG
- a CDS encoding SDR family oxidoreductase, with product MTQEKVALITAGGSGQGAAAARRLAQDGYRVGVLSSSGKGEALAKELGGVGVTGSNQSNDDLKRLVDLAMEKWGRVDALVNSAGHGPRAAIVEITDADWHQGMEVYFLNAVRPIRLVTPIMEAQGGGAIVNITTAWTFEPSAMFPTSAVFRAGLASFSKIFADTYAPKNIRINNVLPGWIDSLPEVEERRASVPMGRYGTSDEIAATIAFLLSDGAAYITGQNIRVDGGLMRSV from the coding sequence ATGACACAAGAAAAAGTCGCGTTGATCACCGCTGGCGGCTCTGGACAGGGCGCGGCAGCGGCTCGCAGGCTTGCTCAAGACGGATATCGTGTTGGTGTACTGTCGTCGTCCGGCAAGGGCGAAGCATTGGCGAAGGAACTTGGTGGCGTCGGCGTCACCGGCTCGAACCAGTCGAACGACGATCTGAAGCGTCTCGTCGATCTGGCAATGGAGAAATGGGGGCGCGTCGATGCGCTGGTGAACTCGGCTGGCCACGGGCCGCGTGCGGCGATCGTGGAGATTACGGACGCCGACTGGCACCAGGGAATGGAGGTCTACTTCCTGAACGCGGTGCGACCGATAAGGCTGGTCACACCGATCATGGAGGCCCAGGGCGGCGGTGCGATCGTCAATATAACGACGGCATGGACCTTCGAGCCGTCAGCCATGTTTCCTACATCAGCCGTCTTCCGGGCCGGCCTGGCGAGCTTCTCCAAGATCTTTGCCGATACCTACGCCCCGAAAAATATCCGCATAAACAACGTCCTGCCCGGATGGATCGACAGCCTTCCCGAGGTGGAGGAGCGTCGCGCGTCGGTCCCGATGGGACGTTACGGCACGTCCGATGAAATCGCAGCGACCATAGCTTTCCTGTTGTCGGATGGAGCAGCCTACATAACAGGCCAGAATATCCGCGTCGACGGCGGGCTTATGCGTTCGGTGTAA
- a CDS encoding branched-chain amino acid ABC transporter substrate-binding protein — MSLKTLTAATFVASLAFAPLAHADIVIGLIAPLTGPVAAYGEQVKNGTQTAIDEINKSGGILGQKVVLKLGDDAGDPKQGVSVANDFVGQSIRFVVGPVTSGVAIPVSDALAENGILMVTPTATAPDLTKRGLTNVLRTCGRDDQQADVAAKYVLKNFKDKKIAILNDKAAYGKGLADAFKATLNAGGMTEALDDSLTPGEKDYSALASKLKSAGADVIYFGGYHPEGGLLARQLRDISVKAQLIGGDGLSNTEYWAIANEAAQGTIFTNASDALKNPDSQTAAKALQARNIPPEAFTLNAYAAVQVLKAGIEKAGSADDAQAVATALKSGEPIETAIGKVTYGETGDLTSQTFSLYKWDAGKIVPVE; from the coding sequence ATGAGTCTGAAGACATTGACGGCTGCGACGTTCGTCGCCTCGCTGGCCTTCGCGCCGCTGGCGCATGCAGACATCGTGATCGGGCTGATCGCGCCGCTAACCGGTCCCGTGGCCGCTTACGGCGAGCAGGTGAAGAACGGCACCCAGACCGCCATCGACGAGATCAACAAGAGCGGCGGCATTCTCGGTCAGAAAGTGGTCCTGAAGCTTGGGGACGATGCCGGTGATCCGAAGCAAGGCGTTTCCGTCGCCAACGACTTCGTCGGCCAGAGCATTCGCTTCGTCGTCGGTCCGGTAACTTCGGGCGTTGCCATTCCGGTTTCGGATGCCCTCGCCGAAAACGGCATCCTGATGGTGACTCCGACCGCGACTGCGCCGGATCTCACCAAGCGCGGCTTGACCAATGTCCTGCGCACCTGCGGCCGTGATGACCAGCAGGCCGATGTCGCAGCGAAATATGTGCTGAAGAACTTCAAGGACAAGAAGATCGCCATTCTCAACGACAAGGCGGCCTACGGCAAAGGTCTGGCCGACGCTTTCAAGGCGACGCTCAACGCCGGTGGCATGACCGAAGCGCTCGACGATTCCTTGACCCCAGGCGAAAAGGACTACAGCGCGTTAGCTTCAAAGCTCAAGTCCGCCGGTGCCGATGTGATCTACTTCGGTGGCTATCACCCGGAGGGCGGCCTTCTCGCCCGTCAGTTGCGTGACATCTCCGTCAAGGCGCAGCTTATCGGCGGCGACGGCCTGTCGAACACCGAATATTGGGCGATCGCCAATGAAGCCGCACAAGGCACGATCTTCACCAATGCCTCCGACGCGCTGAAGAACCCGGATTCCCAGACTGCCGCAAAGGCGCTGCAAGCGCGCAACATTCCGCCCGAAGCCTTCACGCTGAATGCCTATGCCGCCGTGCAGGTGCTGAAAGCTGGCATCGAGAAGGCTGGCAGCGCCGACGATGCGCAAGCCGTGGCAACCGCATTGAAGAGCGGGGAACCGATCGAAACCGCCATCGGCAAAGTCACCTATGGCGAGACCGGCGACCTCACCTCGCAGACCTTCTCGCTCTACAAGTGGGACGCCGGCAAGATCGTTCCGGTCGAATAA
- a CDS encoding sugar phosphate isomerase/epimerase: MAVSGLSINLATVRQQYDMRQAVEACLRQDIVAIAPWRDQVHAIGLAEAARIVADNRLKVTGLCRGGMFPAADAEGLRAAIDDNRRAIDEAAALNADCLVLVVGGLPKGSKDIAHAREMVADGIAAILPHARSVGIPLAIEPLHPMYAADRACVNTLEQALDICDLLGEGVGVAVDVYHVWWDPKLYEQIARAGAKGQILAHHICDWLVPTKDLLLDRGMMGDGVIDLKRIRAAVEKAGFSGPQEVEIFSEANWWKKPGEEVLSTCIERFHTVC; encoded by the coding sequence ATGGCTGTATCCGGCCTTTCCATCAATCTTGCGACCGTGCGCCAGCAATATGACATGCGCCAGGCGGTCGAGGCCTGCCTGAGGCAGGATATCGTCGCGATCGCGCCCTGGCGCGATCAGGTGCATGCGATCGGCTTGGCGGAAGCAGCAAGGATCGTCGCCGATAACAGATTGAAGGTCACCGGATTATGCCGTGGCGGCATGTTCCCAGCGGCCGATGCCGAGGGCTTGAGGGCGGCGATCGATGACAACCGACGGGCGATCGACGAAGCGGCTGCGCTGAATGCCGATTGTCTCGTGCTCGTCGTCGGCGGCCTGCCGAAGGGTTCGAAGGATATCGCCCACGCTCGGGAAATGGTAGCGGATGGCATTGCGGCAATCCTGCCGCATGCGCGCAGCGTCGGTATCCCCCTGGCGATCGAGCCGCTGCACCCGATGTATGCCGCCGACCGTGCCTGCGTGAACACGCTCGAACAGGCCCTCGATATCTGCGACCTGCTCGGTGAAGGCGTCGGCGTGGCCGTCGATGTCTATCATGTCTGGTGGGATCCGAAGCTCTATGAGCAAATCGCTCGCGCCGGCGCCAAAGGCCAGATCCTTGCACACCATATCTGCGATTGGCTGGTGCCGACCAAGGATCTGCTGCTTGATCGCGGCATGATGGGCGACGGCGTCATCGATCTGAAGCGCATCCGCGCTGCGGTCGAGAAGGCCGGCTTTTCCGGTCCGCAGGAAGTGGAGATTTTTTCGGAAGCGAATTGGTGGAAAAAGCCGGGCGAGGAGGTTCTGTCCACCTGCATCGAGCGCTTTCACACCGTTTGTTGA